The following coding sequences lie in one Anomalospiza imberbis isolate Cuckoo-Finch-1a 21T00152 chromosome 17, ASM3175350v1, whole genome shotgun sequence genomic window:
- the MMP9 gene encoding matrix metalloproteinase-9, whose product MALLLAPLVVGLLAVSCCAAPLQGKPQAVVTFPGDLISTLPDLELAERYLQRFGYTTEAEAKIGGRHVSLGKALLKMQKQLGLEETGELDAATLEAMRAPRCGVPDVGTFLTFEGDLKWDHMDLTYRVMNYSPDLDRAVIDDAFRRAFQVWSDVTPLTFTQIYSGEADIMIMFGSKEHGDGYPFDGKDGLLAHAFPPGQGIQGDAHFDDDEFWTLGTGLVVKTRHGNANGAECHFPFIFEGRSYSRCTTEGRKDGLPWCATTPNYDRDKKYGFCPSELLYTNGGNSDGAPCVFPFVFDGTSYDTCTTDGRSDGYRWCATTSSFDQDKKYGFCPNRDTAVIGGNSQGDPCVFPFTFLGQSYSACTSQGRQDGKLWCATTSSYDNDKKWGFCPDRGYSIFLVAAHEFGHSLGLDHSSVREALMYPMYSYIQDFQLHPDDVQGIQYLYGRGSGPKPTAPAPAPTEEPQPLPTEEPQPMPTEEPQPMPTEAGSTSTTEEEEEETPEPTVGPIPVDPSRDACMEKNFDAITEINGELYFFKDGKYWTYSSFWKSGIQGAFSVADTWPGLPDTIDAVFQDLLTKRVFFFAGRQFWVFSGKSVLGPRGIEKLGIGKEAGRLSGALQRGRGKVLLFSGESYWRLDVKVQRVDKGYPRATDDVFTGVPLDARNVFLYQGKYHFCRGSFYWRMTPRYQVDRVGYVKYDILQCPQN is encoded by the exons ATGGCACTCCTCCTGGCCCCGCTTGTCGTCGGGCTGCTGGCCGTCTCCTGCTGTGCGGCCCCTCTCCAGGGCAAGCCGCAGGCAGTTGTCACCTTCCCGGGGGACCTAATCAGCACCTTGCCCGATCTAGAGCTGGCAGAG CGCTACCTGCAGAGGTTCGGCTACACCACGGAGGCAGAGGCTAAGATTGGTGGCAGGCACGTGTCCCTGGGCAAGGCACTGCTCAAGATGCAGAAGCAGCTGGGCCTGGAGGAGACAGGAGAGCTGGATGCTGCCACATTGGAGGCCATGCGAGCCCCCCGCTGCGGCGTCCCTGATGTGGGAACCTTCCTTACCTTTGAGGGGGACCTCAAGTGGGACCACATGGACCTGACTTACCG GGTGATGAACTACTCCCCCGACCTGGACCGTGCCGTGATCGATGATGCCTTCAGACGGGCGTTCCAAGTGTGGAGTGATGTGACCCCTCTCACCTTCACTCAGATATACAGTGGCGAGGCAGACATCATGATCATGTTTGGTAGCAAAG AGCATGGGGACGGGTACCCCTTCGACGGCAAGGATGGGCTCCTGGCCCACGCCTTTCCCCCAGGCCAGGGCATCCAGGGTGATGCCCACTTTGACGACGATGAGTTCTGGACACTGGGAACTGGCTTAG TGGTGAAGACCCGTCACGGGAATGCCAATGGAGCCGAATGCCACTTCCCCTTCATCTTCGAGGGCCGCTCCTACTCCCGGTGCACCACGGAGGGGCGCAAGGATGGGCTGCCCTGGTGTGCCACAACCCCCAACTACGACCGGGATAAGAAATACGGCTTCTGCCCCAGCGAGC TCCTCTACACCAATGGTGGCAACAGCGATGGAGCCCCCTGCGTCTTCCCCTTTGTCTTCGATGGCACCTCCTACGATACCTGTACCACAGACGGGCGCTCCGATGGCTACCGCTGGTGTGCCACCACCTCCAGCTTCGACCAGGACAAGAAATACGGCTTCTGCCCCAACCGAG ACACGGCGGTGATCGGCGGCAACTCCCAGGGGGACCCGTGCGTCTTTCCCTTCACCTTCCTGGGCCAGTCCTACAGTGCCTGCACCAGCCAGGGCCGGCAGGATGGCAAGCTCTGGTGTGCCACCACCAGCAGCTATGACAACGACAAGAAGTGGGGCTTCTGCCCTGACAGAG GCTACAGCATCTTCCTGGTGGCTGCCCATGAATTTGGACACTCACTGGGTCTGGACCACTCCAGTGTGCGTGAGGCCCTGATGTACCCTATGTACAGTTACATCCAGGACTTCCAGCTGCACCCCGATGATGTCCAGGGCATCCAGTACCTCTATG GTCGTGGCTCTGGCCCTAAGCCCACTGCACCTGCACCTGCTCCCACTgaggagccccagcccctgcccacagAGGAGCCCCAGCCCATGCCCACAGAGGAGCCCCAGCCCATGCCCACAGAGGCTGGCAGCACCTCCAccactgaggaggaggaggaggagacgcCAGAGCCCACAGTTGGACCCATTCCTGTGGACCCCAGCCGGGATGCCTGCATGGAGAAGAACTTTGATGCTATCACAGAGATCAATGGGGAGCTGTACTTCTTCAAGGATGG GAAATACTGGACCTACTCTTCTTTCTGGAAATCGGGCATCCAGGGTGCCTTCTCGGTTGCTGATACCTGGCCTGGCCTCCCAGACACCATCGATGCTGTTTTCCAGGATTTGCTCACCAAGAGGGTCTTCTTCTTTGCTG GTCGGCAGTTCTGGGTGTTTTCTGGGAAGAGTGTGCTGGGCCCCCGGGGGATTGAGAAGTTGGGTATAGGGAAGGAAGCCGGCCGCCTCTCGGGGGCCCTGCAGCGGGGCCGCGGCAAAGTGCTGCTCTTCAGCGGGGAGAGCTACTGGAG GCTGGATGTGAAGGTTCAGAGGGTGGACAAGGGCTACCCCCGTGCCACCGATGACGTCTTCACCGGCGTCCCCCTTGACGCACGCAATGTGTTCCTCTACCAAG GCAAGTATCACTTCTGCCGGGGCAGCTTCTACTGGAGGATGACACCGCGCTACCAGGTGGACAGGGTGGGCTACGTCAAGTATGACATCCTGCAGTGCCCCCAGAACTGA